The following proteins are co-located in the Mesorhizobium australicum WSM2073 genome:
- a CDS encoding LysR family transcriptional regulator produces the protein MDNIDWNLIKSFVTVAETGSLSAAARKLSASQPTLGRHIGELEQALGVTLFRRGRSGYALTEAGATLFERGKTVSEQASAFSRLALGSVEAIEGTVRIAASEVVAAYVLPDMMARLGIDEPGIEVEIVASNQVENLLRRDADIAIRMVKPAQNELVARKVCDIELCACAAISYLDRCGRPLGPADLVNHALIGFDRSDEMIRAFSRYGIPVTRNSFRFRADNQIVLWEAVRAGNGIGLGQEPLADLDPLVEKVLPGLPLPALPVWLAMHRDVRTSVRIRRVADFLHEELKHYSAGAASGANSAR, from the coding sequence ATGGACAACATTGACTGGAACCTGATCAAGAGCTTTGTCACCGTGGCGGAAACCGGCAGCCTGTCGGCCGCGGCGCGAAAGCTGTCGGCAAGCCAGCCGACGCTTGGCCGTCACATCGGGGAGTTGGAACAGGCGCTCGGCGTCACGCTTTTCCGGCGCGGGCGAAGCGGCTATGCGCTGACCGAAGCGGGAGCCACGCTGTTCGAGCGCGGCAAGACGGTGAGCGAGCAGGCAAGCGCCTTTTCACGGCTCGCGCTGGGTTCGGTCGAGGCGATCGAAGGCACTGTGCGCATCGCGGCCAGTGAGGTGGTAGCGGCCTATGTGCTGCCCGACATGATGGCGCGGCTCGGCATCGACGAGCCCGGCATCGAGGTCGAGATCGTTGCCTCGAACCAGGTCGAAAACCTGCTGCGCAGGGATGCCGACATTGCCATCCGCATGGTCAAGCCGGCGCAGAACGAACTGGTGGCGCGCAAGGTCTGCGATATCGAACTCTGCGCCTGCGCGGCCATATCCTATCTCGACAGGTGCGGGCGCCCGCTGGGGCCGGCCGACCTCGTCAATCACGCCCTGATCGGCTTCGATCGCAGCGACGAGATGATCCGGGCCTTTTCCCGGTATGGCATCCCGGTCACCCGAAACAGCTTTCGTTTCAGGGCCGACAATCAGATCGTGCTCTGGGAAGCGGTGCGGGCGGGAAACGGCATTGGTCTTGGCCAGGAGCCGCTGGCAGACCTCGATCCGCTGGTGGAGAAGGTGTTGCCCGGCCTGCCCTTGCCTGCCCTGCCGGTATGGCTGGCCATGCATCGCGACGTGCGCACCAGCGTGCGCATCCGCCGCGTGGCTGATTTTCTCCACGAGGAATTGAAGCACTATTCGGCGGGCGCGGCATCCGGAGCGAATTCGGCGCGGTGA
- a CDS encoding MFS transporter has translation MNASNAMQTAIRGRWAVAAIFLANGFLTGSWAPQIPVFLTRLDISKFTLGLLILLFGAGAVTAMTWCGHLISKHGSRTVLRWFGLCGSLGLLVVALAPDVPLAAIAMFIFGGSIGGMDVAMNANAVVVERRLGRAIMSSSHGFWSLGGFAGGALGGFAIQTYGHLAHAAVVTVLAFAAIAAAVPHIVAENKPQAVEHHKFALPANPLVYLIGLMALLTMISEGAVLDWAALYLRQELGADLAVAGLAYAAFSGVMAIMRFFGDGVRNRFGAVMTLRGSAIVAAAGMLIAGLSPSPWLAISAFALCGFGIANMVPIIFSAGGNQEGMSSGTGMSVVTTMGYSGILVAPSAIGFVAEHSSFGPIFIAMSALLIVVLLMAGLAHRAEFAPDAAPAE, from the coding sequence ATGAACGCTTCGAACGCCATGCAGACTGCCATTCGCGGGCGATGGGCCGTGGCGGCCATTTTCCTCGCCAATGGTTTCCTGACCGGCAGCTGGGCGCCGCAGATTCCTGTCTTCCTGACCCGGCTGGACATCTCGAAATTCACGCTCGGCCTGCTGATCCTTTTGTTCGGCGCCGGCGCGGTCACCGCCATGACATGGTGCGGCCACCTGATCTCCAAACACGGCTCGCGCACCGTGCTGCGCTGGTTCGGCCTGTGCGGCAGCCTCGGCCTGCTGGTCGTGGCGCTGGCACCCGACGTGCCGCTGGCGGCCATCGCCATGTTCATATTCGGCGGCTCCATCGGCGGCATGGATGTCGCCATGAATGCGAATGCGGTGGTGGTGGAACGGCGGCTGGGGCGCGCCATCATGTCCTCGTCGCACGGCTTCTGGAGCCTCGGCGGGTTCGCCGGCGGCGCCCTCGGCGGCTTCGCCATCCAGACCTATGGCCACCTCGCCCATGCCGCGGTGGTGACCGTGCTTGCCTTCGCGGCAATCGCGGCGGCGGTGCCCCACATCGTGGCCGAAAACAAACCGCAGGCGGTCGAGCATCATAAATTCGCTCTGCCGGCAAACCCATTGGTCTACCTCATCGGCCTGATGGCCCTGTTGACGATGATTTCAGAGGGCGCGGTGCTCGATTGGGCGGCGCTGTATCTGCGGCAGGAACTCGGCGCCGACCTCGCCGTCGCCGGTCTTGCCTATGCCGCCTTCTCCGGCGTCATGGCGATCATGCGCTTTTTCGGCGATGGCGTCCGCAACCGCTTCGGCGCAGTGATGACACTGCGCGGTTCGGCCATCGTCGCGGCCGCCGGCATGCTGATCGCCGGCCTGTCGCCTTCGCCTTGGCTCGCCATATCAGCCTTTGCGCTTTGCGGCTTCGGCATCGCCAACATGGTGCCGATCATCTTTTCGGCCGGCGGCAACCAGGAGGGCATGTCCTCGGGCACCGGCATGAGCGTCGTCACCACCATGGGCTATTCCGGCATTCTGGTGGCGCCGTCTGCGATCGGCTTCGTCGCCGAGCATTCCAGTTTCGGCCCGATCTTCATCGCCATGTCGGCTCTGCTGATCGTCGTCTTGCTGATGGCCGGTTTGGCTCACCGCGCCGAATTCGCTCCGGATGCCGCGCCCGCCGAATAG
- a CDS encoding DUF1244 domain-containing protein: MTELSNEQKRDFEAAAFRRLVEHLRERGDVQNIDLMNLAGFCRNCLSNWYREAANAEGVELGKEQSREIVYGMPYAQWQALNQIEASDAKKAEFEARRPKDH; encoded by the coding sequence ATGACCGAACTCAGCAACGAACAGAAGCGCGACTTCGAGGCCGCCGCCTTTCGGCGACTGGTCGAGCATTTGCGTGAACGGGGCGACGTGCAGAACATCGATCTGATGAACCTCGCCGGCTTCTGCCGCAACTGCCTGTCGAACTGGTACCGCGAAGCAGCCAATGCGGAAGGCGTCGAGCTCGGCAAAGAGCAATCGCGCGAGATCGTCTACGGCATGCCCTATGCGCAATGGCAGGCGCTCAACCAGATAGAGGCGTCGGACGCCAAGAAGGCGGAATTCGAAGCACGGCGCCCCAAGGATCACTGA
- a CDS encoding N-formylglutamate amidohydrolase has product MTRSTVFAPFDIVEGDRKRGIVLLADHARRDLPEEYGSLGLPAAEFDRHIAYDIGVEAVTRELAALLDASAVLANFSRLLIDPNRGEDDPTLIRQLYDGTIIPGNYPLAQEERERRLDRFYRPYHDAVGAMIASVAQASGQAPFIFSVHSFTPAMQGKQRPWHVGILWDKDDRVARPLIDMLAEDKQLVVGDNEPYDGALRGDTMFRHAIVNGYAHALIEIRQDLIADQKGIVAWAGRLAPIVDAIDRRPDIHAVKMFGSRTGPL; this is encoded by the coding sequence ATGACCCGATCCACAGTTTTCGCGCCCTTCGACATCGTCGAGGGCGACCGCAAGCGAGGCATCGTGCTTCTGGCCGATCACGCCCGCCGCGACCTGCCGGAAGAATATGGCAGCCTGGGGCTGCCGGCGGCCGAATTCGACCGCCATATCGCCTATGACATTGGCGTCGAAGCGGTGACGCGCGAACTGGCGGCCCTGCTCGATGCGTCGGCGGTGCTCGCCAATTTCTCGCGGCTGCTGATCGACCCCAACCGAGGCGAGGACGATCCAACACTCATTCGCCAGCTTTACGACGGCACCATCATTCCCGGAAATTATCCCCTGGCGCAGGAGGAACGCGAAAGGCGGCTCGATCGCTTCTACCGCCCTTATCACGACGCGGTCGGCGCCATGATTGCGTCAGTCGCGCAGGCTTCAGGGCAAGCGCCTTTCATCTTCTCGGTGCATTCCTTCACCCCTGCCATGCAGGGCAAGCAACGTCCGTGGCATGTCGGTATCCTGTGGGACAAGGACGACCGGGTGGCGCGACCGCTGATCGATATGCTGGCTGAGGACAAACAACTCGTGGTTGGCGACAACGAACCGTATGATGGCGCGTTGCGCGGCGACACCATGTTCAGGCACGCCATCGTCAATGGCTATGCCCACGCGCTGATCGAAATCCGCCAGGATCTGATAGCGGACCAGAAGGGCATTGTCGCCTGGGCCGGGCGGCTCGCACCGATCGTTGACGCGATCGACCGCCGTCCCGATATACATGCGGTAAAGATGTTCGGCTCGCGCACCGGGCCGCTATGA
- a CDS encoding DUF1036 domain-containing protein — protein sequence MPLLTLAVGLSAMVTASPARADFRVCNATQNLVGVGIGYRAKAGWITEGWWHIEGSSCKTLIEGPLSSRFYYLYAEDAERGGRWDGPINMCVAEKEFKIAGVSDCVARGFQRAGFQEYDTGEQASWMVQLTDEPATGGAPAAPGTNSQ from the coding sequence ATGCCGCTCCTGACGCTCGCCGTGGGACTGTCAGCGATGGTCACAGCTTCACCGGCGCGCGCCGACTTCCGCGTCTGCAACGCCACGCAGAACCTGGTCGGCGTCGGAATCGGCTATCGGGCCAAGGCCGGCTGGATCACCGAGGGCTGGTGGCACATCGAAGGATCGAGTTGCAAGACGTTGATCGAAGGACCGCTGTCATCAAGGTTTTACTATCTTTATGCAGAAGACGCCGAGCGCGGTGGACGCTGGGACGGCCCGATCAACATGTGCGTGGCTGAAAAAGAGTTCAAGATTGCCGGCGTAAGCGACTGCGTCGCCAGGGGCTTCCAGCGCGCTGGATTCCAGGAATATGACACGGGCGAGCAGGCAAGCTGGATGGTCCAGCTCACCGACGAGCCCGCAACGGGAGGCGCTCCAGCCGCCCCGGGAACGAATAGTCAATGA
- the pyk gene encoding pyruvate kinase, which translates to MRRSRKVKILATIGPASSSEEMLKKLFEAGADVFRINMSHTDHELMRTLVARIRAVEERVGRPIGILADLQGPKLRVGKFANGKEVLTLGQIFTLDDNPEPGTSTRVYLPHPEILSSVEAGHRLLIDDGKLELKAVKSDGKSIVCTVIAGTTISDKKGVSLPDTDLPVGALTEKDRKDLDAVLATGVDWVALSFVQRPEDLAEARKIARGRALIMAKIEKPQAVARLAEIIELSDALMVARGDLGVEMPLEAVPGIQKQITRAARRAGKPVVVATQMLESMITAPVPTRAEVSDVSIAVFEGADAIMLSAESAAGAYPVEAVAMMNRIAAKVETDPTYAGIINAQRSEPEATGADAISLAAREIAETLKLSAIITYTASGTTGLRAARERPQVPIIALSPILNTARRLSLLWGTHCVVSPDATDLDDMVNRACRIALEEDFGKPGDRVIITAGVPLRTPGSTNMLRIAYVGSETAGR; encoded by the coding sequence ATGAGACGTAGCCGCAAGGTCAAGATCCTAGCCACAATCGGTCCGGCATCTTCCTCCGAGGAGATGCTGAAGAAGCTGTTCGAAGCCGGCGCCGATGTGTTCCGCATCAATATGAGCCATACCGATCATGAGCTGATGCGCACGCTGGTCGCCCGCATCCGCGCGGTCGAGGAAAGAGTTGGCAGGCCGATCGGCATCCTCGCCGACCTGCAAGGCCCGAAGCTGCGCGTCGGCAAGTTCGCCAATGGCAAGGAAGTCCTGACGCTGGGCCAGATATTCACGCTCGACGACAATCCCGAGCCCGGCACCTCGACAAGGGTCTACCTGCCGCATCCTGAAATCCTGAGCTCGGTCGAGGCTGGCCATCGCCTCCTGATCGACGACGGCAAGCTCGAACTGAAGGCGGTAAAGAGCGACGGCAAGTCGATCGTCTGCACCGTTATTGCCGGCACCACCATTTCCGACAAGAAGGGCGTCAGCCTGCCCGATACCGACCTGCCGGTCGGCGCGCTGACCGAGAAGGACCGCAAGGATCTCGACGCGGTGCTCGCCACGGGCGTGGACTGGGTCGCGCTATCCTTCGTGCAGCGGCCGGAAGATCTGGCCGAGGCGCGCAAGATCGCCCGTGGCCGAGCGCTGATCATGGCCAAGATCGAAAAGCCGCAGGCCGTGGCCCGGCTGGCCGAGATCATCGAACTGTCCGACGCGCTGATGGTCGCCCGCGGCGATCTCGGCGTCGAAATGCCGTTGGAAGCGGTGCCCGGCATCCAGAAGCAGATCACGCGCGCCGCGCGCCGCGCCGGCAAGCCGGTGGTGGTCGCCACGCAGATGCTGGAATCGATGATCACCGCCCCTGTGCCGACCCGCGCCGAAGTGTCCGACGTTTCGATTGCCGTCTTCGAAGGCGCCGACGCGATCATGCTGTCGGCGGAATCGGCAGCGGGCGCCTATCCGGTCGAGGCGGTGGCGATGATGAACCGCATCGCCGCCAAGGTCGAAACCGATCCGACCTATGCCGGCATCATCAACGCACAGCGTTCGGAGCCGGAAGCGACCGGCGCCGATGCCATTTCGCTGGCCGCCCGCGAGATCGCCGAGACGCTGAAACTGTCGGCGATCATCACCTACACGGCATCGGGCACCACCGGCCTGCGCGCCGCGCGCGAGCGTCCGCAGGTGCCGATCATCGCGCTGTCGCCGATCCTCAACACGGCGCGACGGCTGTCGCTTTTGTGGGGCACGCATTGCGTCGTCTCGCCCGATGCCACCGATCTCGACGACATGGTCAACCGCGCCTGCCGCATCGCGCTGGAAGAAGACTTCGGCAAGCCGGGCGACCGGGTCATCATCACCGCAGGCGTGCCGCTGCGGACTCCGGGATCGACCAACATGCTGCGCATCGCCTATGTCGGATCGGAAACAGCCGGCCGGTAG
- a CDS encoding alpha/beta fold hydrolase translates to MNLIYAALAFLMALVLALVGVTRAGSWLIERRGPSVGAFADIDGARIHYVHLPAPASADLPPIVFIHGASANLKDQMLPLRPLLEGRAEMLFFDRPGFGWSGRGPGNNEDPSAQAATIAALMDRLGIKKAIIVGHSFGGVVTAAFGREHADKTLGLVFLAPATHPWPGGATSWYYDLTTIPVIGRLFSETLTYPAGTLWMADATTCVFSPNKVPDNYLAATSIPLVLRPSAFRANATDVAGLYRYALAAAPHYKEITAPTVVISGDRDKVVYARIHSVGLVRDIPGAELVWVHNLGHKPDWIASDLVVGAIEKVGGKDIDLEAIARTVEARIASDTYGTGKCADIKEPEAELAPT, encoded by the coding sequence ATGAACCTGATCTATGCCGCGCTCGCCTTCCTGATGGCGCTTGTCCTTGCCCTTGTCGGCGTCACCCGCGCCGGCTCGTGGCTGATCGAGCGCCGCGGTCCATCGGTCGGCGCTTTCGCCGACATCGACGGTGCTCGCATCCACTACGTCCACCTCCCCGCCCCAGCCAGTGCGGATCTGCCGCCGATCGTCTTCATCCATGGCGCCAGCGCCAATTTGAAAGACCAGATGCTGCCCCTCAGGCCGCTGCTTGAAGGCCGTGCCGAAATGCTGTTCTTCGACCGGCCTGGTTTTGGCTGGTCCGGCCGCGGTCCAGGCAACAATGAGGACCCATCGGCGCAAGCCGCAACCATCGCCGCCCTGATGGACCGTCTCGGCATCAAGAAGGCAATCATCGTCGGCCATTCTTTCGGCGGCGTGGTGACGGCGGCTTTCGGCCGCGAGCATGCGGACAAGACGCTCGGGCTGGTCTTCCTGGCGCCGGCGACCCATCCCTGGCCGGGCGGCGCGACGTCCTGGTACTACGACCTGACCACCATTCCGGTGATCGGCCGGCTGTTTTCCGAGACGCTGACCTATCCTGCCGGGACGCTGTGGATGGCGGACGCCACGACCTGCGTCTTCTCACCCAACAAGGTGCCCGACAACTATCTCGCCGCAACCTCGATCCCGCTGGTGCTGAGGCCGTCGGCCTTTCGCGCCAACGCCACCGACGTTGCCGGCCTCTATCGCTATGCGCTCGCCGCCGCACCGCACTACAAAGAGATCACGGCCCCGACCGTGGTCATCTCCGGCGACCGCGACAAGGTCGTCTATGCCCGGATCCACTCCGTCGGCCTGGTGCGCGACATCCCGGGTGCCGAGCTCGTCTGGGTGCATAATCTCGGTCATAAGCCGGACTGGATCGCTTCCGACCTCGTCGTCGGCGCCATCGAGAAAGTCGGCGGCAAGGATATCGATCTGGAAGCAATCGCCAGGACGGTGGAGGCACGGATTGCCAGCGACACATATGGCACGGGCAAATGCGCCGACATCAAGGAACCTGAAGCGGAGCTCGCGCCGACCTGA
- a CDS encoding tetratricopeptide repeat protein produces the protein MRILFVFLTTLLVSGVISLPAQAGDRPIAVAAADGQPAPADAQPAAPDTPAAPMTKQARLDKLFSDLKRERNEKAAERIAGSIWNEWFQSGSASIDLMMQWSQKAMNDQKFDVALDFLDQVVTLQPSYAEGWNRRATVHFMMKNYGKSMADIDRTLQLEPRHFGALSGLAQIMAETGHKQSALEAWQKVLAIYPMMRSAQNQVATLSEELAGEGI, from the coding sequence ATGCGGATTCTTTTTGTATTCTTGACGACTTTGCTGGTTTCCGGCGTCATCTCCCTGCCGGCCCAAGCCGGTGATCGGCCGATCGCGGTGGCGGCCGCGGATGGTCAGCCGGCGCCCGCCGATGCCCAGCCAGCGGCTCCGGACACTCCGGCCGCGCCGATGACGAAACAGGCCCGGCTCGACAAGTTGTTCTCCGACCTGAAGCGCGAGCGCAACGAAAAGGCCGCCGAGCGCATTGCCGGCAGCATCTGGAACGAATGGTTCCAGTCCGGCAGCGCCTCGATCGACCTGATGATGCAGTGGTCGCAAAAGGCGATGAATGATCAGAAGTTCGACGTCGCGCTCGATTTCCTGGACCAGGTGGTGACCTTGCAGCCTAGCTACGCCGAAGGCTGGAACCGTCGCGCCACCGTGCATTTCATGATGAAGAACTACGGCAAGTCGATGGCCGACATCGACCGCACGCTGCAGCTCGAGCCACGCCATTTTGGCGCGCTGTCGGGCCTGGCCCAGATCATGGCCGAGACCGGCCACAAGCAATCGGCGCTCGAGGCCTGGCAGAAGGTGCTGGCCATCTACCCGATGATGCGCAGCGCCCAGAACCAGGTCGCGACCCTGTCGGAAGAGCTTGCCGGCGAAGGCATTTGA
- the ykgO gene encoding type B 50S ribosomal protein L36 — MKIKNSLKALKARHRDNQLVRRKGRVYIINKTAPRYKARQG; from the coding sequence ATGAAGATCAAGAATTCGCTCAAGGCGTTGAAGGCGCGTCACCGCGACAACCAGCTGGTTCGCCGCAAGGGCCGCGTTTACATCATCAACAAGACCGCCCCGCGCTACAAGGCGCGCCAGGGTTGA
- a CDS encoding lysozyme inhibitor LprI family protein has translation MRRIFLSSCLVILAASSAARGQECDRSDDSQQMMNICAGEDYQAADARLNAAYQALIGSDDADGKRLLQVAQRAWISFRDAECAHNTAASQGGSIHAMEVSQCLTRLTNDRIKQLAASANCEEGDASCASPDADSDEVQ, from the coding sequence ATGCGCCGAATATTCCTCTCCTCCTGCCTCGTCATCCTGGCGGCGAGCTCGGCTGCCCGAGGGCAAGAATGCGACCGCTCCGACGACAGCCAGCAGATGATGAATATCTGTGCCGGCGAGGACTATCAGGCGGCCGACGCCAGGCTCAATGCGGCCTATCAGGCGCTGATTGGCTCCGATGATGCCGACGGCAAGAGATTGCTTCAGGTGGCACAACGCGCCTGGATCAGCTTCCGGGATGCCGAATGCGCGCATAACACCGCCGCCAGCCAGGGCGGGTCCATCCATGCGATGGAGGTCTCGCAATGCCTGACCAGGCTGACCAATGATCGCATCAAGCAGCTCGCCGCCTCCGCCAATTGCGAGGAAGGCGACGCAAGTTGCGCCAGCCCCGACGCGGACAGCGACGAGGTGCAATAG
- a CDS encoding 5-(carboxyamino)imidazole ribonucleotide synthase, whose amino-acid sequence MSLPAGSTIGIIGGGQLGRMLAMAAARLGYRTIVLEPQPDCPAAQVANRQITAAYDDPAALAELAAASAVVTYEFENVPVAAATALAAKVPVYPPPRALDVAQDRVSEKTFLNGIGIATAAFHQVDTDDELAAALKAFGGSGILKTRRMGYDGKGQRVFRNMEAGGFAGTCEGMGNVPLILESFVQFEREISVIAARGLDGTVAAYDPAWNVHRDGILHTSTLPAGVAPATARDAKDAATKILSALDYVGVIGVEFFVPADGSLLANEIAPRVHNSGHWTEAACIVSQFEQHIRAIAGLPLGSSNRHSDCVMENLIGDDVLRVPALLAEPDLMLHLYGKAEARPGRKMGHFTRISRRG is encoded by the coding sequence GTGAGCCTGCCCGCCGGATCGACCATCGGCATCATTGGCGGCGGCCAGCTTGGCCGCATGCTGGCAATGGCCGCCGCCCGGCTCGGCTATCGCACCATCGTGCTGGAGCCTCAACCGGATTGCCCGGCGGCACAGGTCGCCAACCGGCAGATTACGGCCGCCTATGACGATCCGGCAGCACTTGCCGAACTGGCGGCTGCAAGCGCCGTCGTCACCTACGAGTTCGAGAACGTGCCGGTCGCCGCCGCAACCGCGCTTGCCGCCAAAGTGCCGGTCTATCCGCCGCCGCGGGCGCTTGACGTGGCGCAGGACCGGGTGAGCGAAAAGACATTCCTCAACGGCATCGGCATCGCCACCGCCGCGTTCCATCAAGTCGACACCGACGACGAGCTGGCGGCGGCGCTGAAGGCCTTCGGCGGCAGCGGCATCCTGAAGACGCGGCGAATGGGTTACGACGGCAAGGGCCAGCGCGTCTTCCGCAACATGGAAGCCGGCGGTTTCGCCGGCACCTGCGAGGGGATGGGCAATGTGCCGCTGATCCTGGAAAGCTTCGTGCAGTTCGAGCGCGAGATTTCCGTCATCGCCGCGCGAGGGCTGGACGGCACTGTCGCCGCCTACGATCCAGCCTGGAATGTGCACCGCGACGGTATTCTGCACACATCGACCTTGCCGGCCGGCGTTGCGCCGGCGACCGCGCGGGACGCGAAAGACGCGGCGACGAAAATCCTGTCGGCGCTCGACTATGTCGGCGTCATCGGTGTCGAGTTCTTCGTACCGGCCGACGGCTCCCTGCTGGCCAACGAGATCGCGCCCCGCGTCCACAATTCCGGCCATTGGACCGAAGCCGCCTGCATCGTTTCGCAGTTCGAGCAACATATCCGCGCCATTGCCGGCCTGCCATTGGGAAGCTCGAACCGTCATTCCGATTGCGTGATGGAGAACCTGATCGGCGACGACGTGCTGCGCGTTCCCGCCTTGCTCGCCGAACCCGACCTGATGCTGCACCTCTACGGCAAGGCCGAGGCCCGGCCCGGTCGCAAGATGGGTCATTTCACCCGCATCAGCCGCCGCGGCTGA
- the purE gene encoding 5-(carboxyamino)imidazole ribonucleotide mutase, whose protein sequence is MDDQRADVAIIMGSQSDWATMRQAAETLEALGVPHERLIISAHRTPDRLYEFAKGAKAAGYKVIIAGAGGAAHLPGMTAAMTPLPVFGVPVESKALSGQDSLLSIVQMPAGIPVGTLAIGKAGAANAALLAAAVLALNDDKLAQRLDAWRASQTAKVAAEPTDTP, encoded by the coding sequence TTGGACGATCAACGCGCCGACGTCGCCATCATCATGGGCAGCCAATCCGATTGGGCGACGATGCGCCAGGCAGCGGAGACGCTGGAGGCGCTTGGTGTGCCCCACGAACGGCTGATCATCTCGGCGCACCGCACGCCCGACCGGCTTTACGAATTCGCCAAAGGCGCCAAGGCCGCCGGCTACAAGGTCATCATCGCCGGCGCCGGCGGCGCCGCGCATCTGCCCGGCATGACGGCGGCGATGACACCACTGCCGGTGTTCGGCGTGCCGGTGGAATCGAAGGCGCTGTCGGGCCAGGATTCGCTGCTCTCGATCGTCCAGATGCCGGCCGGCATTCCTGTGGGAACGCTGGCCATCGGCAAGGCTGGTGCGGCCAACGCCGCCCTGCTGGCCGCCGCCGTGCTGGCGCTCAACGACGACAAGCTTGCCCAGCGCCTCGATGCCTGGCGCGCCTCGCAGACCGCCAAGGTCGCGGCCGAACCGACGGATACGCCGTGA
- a CDS encoding anti-sigma factor family protein, protein MTGHDDGLPNDPEGVRLMIHALVDGELDAAAALAVERRIAADPRLAAEHARILALRGAVSRLPRPDVSDAFRARIAAIGMASTEQPATAEAAEPQRGTPSALPGLIAGAGVGQRREAGTRPSLARRSPRASRFGSFDWRAMAASIMISAVLASGATQWVMFNGAEDGLAAAVASGHRRSLLAASPIDIVSSDRHTVKPWLDARIGVSPPAPDLAQEGFALIGGRVEVISGRPVPALVYRHREHLITLVAEPQQGGKTTQPDDLSSGGFSMVHWSDGAFSYWAISDMERPELDDFVARFRKAAA, encoded by the coding sequence ATGACCGGCCATGACGATGGACTGCCCAATGATCCCGAAGGTGTCAGACTGATGATCCACGCCCTTGTTGATGGCGAGCTTGATGCGGCGGCGGCCCTTGCGGTGGAGCGTCGCATCGCCGCCGATCCCCGGCTTGCCGCCGAACATGCCCGCATCCTTGCCTTGCGAGGCGCGGTCAGCCGCTTGCCGCGCCCCGACGTGAGCGACGCCTTTCGGGCCCGCATCGCGGCGATCGGCATGGCCAGCACCGAGCAGCCGGCGACAGCCGAGGCAGCAGAGCCGCAGCGCGGCACGCCGTCGGCGCTGCCGGGCTTGATTGCCGGCGCTGGCGTCGGCCAGCGGCGTGAAGCCGGGACGCGTCCTTCGCTGGCGCGGAGATCGCCGAGGGCAAGCCGCTTCGGCTCGTTCGACTGGCGCGCCATGGCGGCATCGATCATGATCAGCGCGGTGCTGGCCAGCGGCGCAACGCAATGGGTAATGTTCAACGGCGCCGAAGACGGCTTGGCCGCGGCCGTCGCCAGCGGCCATCGCCGCAGCCTGCTCGCCGCGAGCCCGATCGACATCGTCTCCTCCGACCGCCATACGGTCAAACCGTGGCTGGACGCCCGCATCGGCGTCTCGCCGCCGGCGCCGGATCTTGCCCAGGAGGGTTTCGCCCTCATCGGCGGCCGGGTCGAGGTGATATCGGGCCGGCCGGTACCGGCACTGGTCTACCGCCACCGCGAGCACCTGATCACCCTGGTCGCCGAACCGCAGCAGGGCGGCAAGACCACCCAGCCGGACGATCTTTCCTCCGGCGGCTTTTCGATGGTGCACTGGAGCGACGGCGCCTTCTCCTATTGGGCGATCTCCGACATGGAGCGCCCCGAGCTCGACGACTTCGTCGCTCGCTTCCGCAAGGCGGCGGCATGA
- a CDS encoding sigma-70 family RNA polymerase sigma factor yields MSDRALAERFNDVVLPHLGDALALARWLTGNAADAEDVVQDACIKAHAGISGYAGGNARAWLLTIVRNTSYTWMARNRPRGMMAVGDLGDLDDMAAAHGTSLPDEDGPEASLIARADTAALEAAIAALPQPFRETLVLRDINGLSYREIAAMLDVPMGTVMSRLARARGLLASELGRAP; encoded by the coding sequence TTGAGCGACAGGGCCCTGGCAGAGCGTTTCAACGACGTAGTGCTGCCGCATCTCGGCGACGCGCTGGCGCTTGCCCGCTGGCTGACCGGCAATGCCGCCGACGCCGAGGATGTCGTTCAGGACGCCTGCATCAAGGCGCATGCCGGCATATCAGGCTACGCCGGCGGCAATGCGCGTGCCTGGCTGCTCACCATCGTGCGCAACACCTCCTACACCTGGATGGCGCGCAACCGGCCGCGCGGCATGATGGCCGTCGGCGACCTCGGCGATCTCGACGACATGGCGGCCGCCCATGGCACCAGCCTGCCGGACGAGGATGGTCCGGAAGCGAGCCTGATCGCCAGGGCCGACACGGCGGCACTGGAGGCTGCGATCGCTGCCCTGCCGCAGCCGTTTCGCGAAACGCTGGTGCTGCGCGACATCAACGGCCTCAGCTATCGCGAGATAGCGGCCATGCTCGACGTGCCGATGGGTACGGTGATGTCCAGGCTGGCCCGCGCCCGCGGCCTGCTGGCGTCCGAACTGGGGAGAGCGCCATGA